The proteins below are encoded in one region of Mycobacterium shinjukuense:
- a CDS encoding WS/DGAT/MGAT family O-acyltransferase, producing the protein MAQLTALDAGFLTSRDPERHPSLAIGAVAVVNGAAPSYDQLKTVLAERLKSIPRCTQVLAAEWIDYPGFDLTQHVRRVALPRPGDEAELFRAIALALERPLDPDRPLWECWIIEGLDGNRWAILIKIHHCMAGAMSAAHLLARLCDDANSSAFANNVDIKQIPPHSDARGWADTLWRTSVSIAGAVCTAAARAASWPAVTSPARPVTTRRRYQTVRVPRAAVDAVCHKFGVTANDVALAAITEGFRTVLLHRGQQPRADSLRTLEKSDGSSAMLPYLPVDTDDPVQRLRTVHNRLNQTQHNGSRTGSLSDYTPFMLCAKMIHALARLPQQGIITLATSAPGPRHQLRLMGQKVDQVLPIPPTALQLSTGVAVLSYGDELVFGITADYDAASEMQQLVNGIELGVARLVALSHDSVLLFTKDRRKRSSRALPSAARRGRPSVPTARARH; encoded by the coding sequence ATGGCACAACTGACGGCGCTGGATGCGGGTTTTCTCACGTCCCGCGATCCGGAGCGGCACCCGAGCCTGGCGATCGGCGCAGTTGCCGTCGTCAACGGTGCCGCCCCCAGCTACGACCAGCTCAAAACGGTTCTCGCAGAACGGCTTAAGTCGATACCTCGATGTACCCAGGTGTTGGCGGCCGAGTGGATCGACTATCCCGGATTCGACCTCACCCAGCACGTGCGACGGGTGGCGCTTCCCCGGCCTGGCGACGAAGCCGAGCTGTTCCGGGCCATCGCGCTGGCCCTCGAGCGTCCCCTCGACCCGGACCGCCCGCTGTGGGAGTGCTGGATCATCGAAGGCCTCGACGGCAACCGCTGGGCGATCTTGATAAAGATCCACCATTGCATGGCCGGCGCCATGTCGGCGGCCCACCTGCTGGCTAGGCTCTGCGACGATGCCAACAGTAGTGCCTTCGCTAACAATGTTGATATCAAACAGATTCCGCCGCATAGCGATGCGCGCGGCTGGGCCGATACCCTGTGGCGAACGTCCGTCAGCATCGCTGGCGCCGTCTGCACGGCTGCGGCACGCGCCGCCAGCTGGCCCGCGGTGACGTCACCGGCCCGCCCGGTCACCACCAGGCGGCGGTACCAAACGGTGCGCGTTCCCCGCGCCGCCGTCGACGCCGTGTGCCACAAGTTTGGGGTGACCGCCAACGACGTCGCGCTCGCGGCCATCACCGAGGGCTTCCGAACGGTCCTGCTGCACCGCGGCCAACAACCCCGCGCCGACTCACTGCGTACCCTAGAGAAATCCGATGGCAGCTCGGCCATGCTGCCCTATCTCCCCGTCGACACCGACGACCCGGTGCAGCGACTGCGCACCGTGCACAACCGGTTGAACCAGACCCAGCACAACGGTAGCCGCACCGGCAGCCTCTCGGACTATACGCCTTTCATGTTGTGCGCCAAGATGATTCACGCGCTAGCTCGGTTACCGCAACAAGGCATCATCACCCTGGCGACCAGTGCGCCCGGGCCACGCCACCAGTTACGGCTGATGGGCCAGAAGGTGGACCAGGTGCTGCCCATCCCGCCCACCGCGCTGCAGCTGAGCACCGGGGTCGCGGTCCTCAGCTACGGCGATGAGCTGGTGTTCGGCATCACCGCTGACTATGACGCCGCGTCCGAAATGCAGCAGCTGGTCAACGGTATCGAACTGGGTGTGGCACGTCTGGTAGCGCTCAGCCACGACTCCGTGCTGCTGTTCACCAAGGATCGCCGCAAGCGTTCATCCCGCGCACTCCCCAGCGCCGCGCGGCGGGGGCGGCCCTCTGTGCCGACCGCCCGAGCACGTCACTGA
- the otsB gene encoding trehalose-phosphatase, with amino-acid sequence MRKLGPVTIDPRRHDAVLFDAALDATEALTRRLHEAGVGTDVFSRHVPIAAAARPGRCAVVTAHAAAVTAARGGGFALVIGVDRTGHRDALRRCGADAVVADLSDVGVRTGDRRMSALPDASAALDVADWLTARRPAVFFDFDGTLSDIVDDPDAARPAPGAVEALHQLAARCPVAILSGRDLADVSARVGLPGIWYAGSHGFELTAPDGTHHHNDAAAAAIPVLAGAAAELRDQLGPIPGVAVEHKRFGVAVHYRNAARDRVGEVTAAVRTAGQRHGLRVTTGREVIELRPDVDWDKGKTLRWVIDHLHRAGSGPLVAIYVGDDITDEDAFDVVCPDGVPIVVRHTEDGDRATAALFALDGPARVVEFTARLARRLSGT; translated from the coding sequence GTGCGCAAGTTGGGGCCGGTCACCATCGACCCGCGCCGCCATGACGCGGTGCTGTTCGACGCCGCGTTGGACGCCACCGAGGCGCTGACTCGGCGCCTGCACGAGGCCGGCGTCGGCACCGACGTCTTTTCGCGGCACGTCCCGATCGCGGCGGCCGCCCGGCCGGGCCGCTGCGCCGTCGTCACGGCTCATGCGGCCGCCGTCACCGCCGCCCGCGGCGGCGGGTTCGCGCTGGTCATCGGGGTCGACCGGACGGGACACCGGGACGCCCTGCGACGTTGCGGCGCCGACGCGGTGGTGGCGGACCTGAGCGACGTCGGCGTACGCACCGGGGACCGGCGGATGTCTGCGCTTCCCGACGCGTCGGCTGCCCTGGACGTGGCGGACTGGCTCACCGCCCGCCGGCCCGCGGTGTTCTTCGACTTCGACGGCACGCTGTCGGACATCGTGGACGATCCCGACGCGGCCAGGCCCGCGCCCGGGGCCGTCGAGGCACTCCACCAGTTGGCCGCGCGGTGCCCGGTCGCCATCCTCAGCGGCCGCGACCTCGCCGACGTGTCCGCGCGCGTGGGGCTCCCCGGGATCTGGTACGCCGGCAGCCATGGTTTCGAGTTGACCGCACCCGACGGAACGCACCACCACAACGACGCCGCGGCGGCGGCCATACCGGTGCTGGCGGGAGCGGCGGCCGAGCTCCGCGACCAACTTGGACCCATCCCCGGTGTTGCGGTGGAGCACAAGCGGTTTGGCGTCGCCGTGCACTACCGCAACGCGGCGCGTGACCGGGTCGGCGAGGTGACCGCCGCGGTGCGCACCGCGGGCCAGCGTCATGGGCTGCGGGTGACGACCGGGCGCGAGGTCATTGAGCTGCGCCCGGATGTCGACTGGGACAAGGGGAAGACGCTGCGCTGGGTGATCGATCACCTGCACCGGGCGGGGTCGGGTCCGCTGGTTGCGATCTATGTCGGAGACGACATCACCGACGAGGACGCGTTCGACGTGGTCTGCCCCGATGGTGTTCCCATCGTGGTGCGCCACACCGAGGACGGTGACCGCGCCACCGCCGCGCTGTTCGCGCTGGACGGTCCGGCACGGGTCGTCGAGTTCACCGCCCGGTTGGCGCGCCGGCTCAGCGGCACCTAA
- a CDS encoding type II toxin-antitoxin system VapC family toxin, which yields MAAIYLDSSAIVKLAVREPESDALRRYLRTRHPRVSSAFARAEVMRALLDKGESARRAGRRALAHLDLLRVDKRVLDLAGGLLPFELRTLDAIHLATAQRLGVDLGRLCTYDDRMRDAAKTLGMTVIAPS from the coding sequence ATGGCGGCCATCTATCTTGACTCGTCCGCCATCGTCAAGCTCGCGGTTCGTGAGCCGGAGTCGGACGCGCTGCGCCGCTACCTTCGCACCCGCCACCCGCGGGTGTCGAGTGCCTTTGCGCGCGCGGAGGTCATGCGGGCCCTGCTTGACAAGGGTGAATCAGCGCGGAGAGCCGGCCGCCGGGCGCTGGCTCATCTCGATCTGCTGCGCGTCGACAAGCGCGTCCTCGATCTCGCTGGTGGGCTGCTGCCATTCGAGCTGCGCACGCTCGATGCCATCCACTTGGCGACGGCGCAGCGGCTCGGCGTCGATCTGGGCCGGTTGTGCACCTACGACGACCGGATGCGCGACGCCGCCAAGACGCTCGGCATGACCGTGATCGCCCCGTCGTAA
- a CDS encoding type II toxin-antitoxin system Phd/YefM family antitoxin, protein MTSVGVRELRQRASELLRRVEAGETIEITDRGRPVALLSPLPQGGPYEQLLASGEIERATLDAADLPEPLDLDAGVELPSVTLARLREHER, encoded by the coding sequence ATGACTTCGGTGGGTGTGCGTGAGCTGCGGCAGCGGGCCAGCGAGCTGCTGCGCCGTGTCGAGGCCGGCGAGACGATCGAGATCACCGACCGCGGCCGGCCCGTCGCCCTGCTCTCGCCGCTGCCGCAGGGCGGTCCATATGAGCAGCTGCTGGCAAGCGGCGAGATCGAGCGTGCCACGCTCGACGCCGCTGATCTGCCCGAACCGCTCGACCTCGACGCGGGCGTCGAGCTGCCGTCGGTGACGCTTGCGCGCCTGCGTGAGCACGAGCGTTGA